TCGCGGGGAATTCGTTTCGGTCTTGCTTTATTGATGCCTTtctgtgtctgtctgtgtgtttgtCTGGCAGGAATCCTCATCTCCCTGGCACTTGGGGCACACTGATGCTGATCGATCGGAACGAGAAACACAATTGGAAACAGAAATAGTGGGGCAAAAGAAGATGGCAAAGAGATTCTCGCGGTTCCTTCAACGCGGCTTTTCGATCAACTATCGTAGTAATGACTTTTATAATATCGCTTTGCTACTCGctaaaatatacatatgtgtacatatataatGTTAATTTAGCCataatcataatcataataataataataataataataataataataataataataataataataggaGGTGTTAGGTTTAGGTATGCGCGGTTATCCCTGGTTCCTAGTGGTGGatgctctctctttctccctctctggCCGCTGCAGGCCACGGCAGTATTTGACTATTTTGGAGTAGAGGGTAGGGCTTCATGCAGGGGGTACAAATTCCCTGGAGTCTCCCACTCGCTGtactctctttctttctctctcggtCTCTGTTCTTTCTCTATCTATGCATGTGTGTCTATGTGTATGATCGTAAGGGTTGATATCGTAAGCTTAAGGAGGAACGGaacataaaaaaaacacagtcAAATCACATCGTAAGTGGAACAAAAGGTGGGGAGAAACAGAAAGGAAAGTCAACGAAATTTGGGACTAAAATGCAgccatacacatacatatattctatGCATATATATATCGTTACATATACGTATGTATTTCTATAAACGTTTTGCTCTCattatttgtatatatatgtcATATACTGTATAGATTTTTATGTTTTAAATTACGATGCTAAAAAATGTTTTCTTCCTCGCAATCCTTTCTCCATCCAAGATCTTCTGATCTTAGATTGCTCCTAATCTTCTTTcgtttttcgtttcgtttcgttttattttctttgtttttttttctgtttatgGTTTCTATGGGGATTTTCTTTTAACACACATAAAGAAATCGTTTTAATTTATTGGTTGCAACAAGACATCAAAATATCATACATATTTTCATTAGAAAAACATTTCCCTCTCATCAATCCTGCTGTCTATGGTTGTttctcctccagctgctgTTCTCCTCCTTTTTCTGGGGAGTGGGATGTGGACTGTGGATGGTGGGTGGTAGGTGGTGGGTAGAGTGCGAGACTAGGGAGGAtgaagaggaggaggatggCTCTCTGGGTTGTTCGTGGTATATAAAAACAGTTCCATATATACGCGAAGATAGACGCAGATCTCGTAAACATTTAGAATGGATAACAAACAGAATAAAAAAGCCTGAAGCGAGCACAATTCCCTGGCGACATTATCAACATCATCATCGTGGCGGTGGGTCATCCGTCGCTCTCACCACCGCCGATTCTGTACGGTGTGCCGTGTGTCTGTACAGTGCGCGTCCATCCAGAGTGCTGGGCCGCCAGCAGGCTTAGATGGGGACGTAGTTGCCTTTGGGCTTGTAGAAGAGCTGGCCGCGCACCAGGCGACGGCTGATCTCGGTCAGCAGCAGGCGTTTCTCCTTCTTGATCTTCTTCAGCACGCCCTTGTTCTCCTGGGCGCGACGCGACAAGTATGGCAGCACCTCTTCAACGGGTCCATAGGGGATGTACTTGTAGGCGGAGTAGCCAGCCTGCCCTGTGGATCGAATCGAGCATTACGGAACATTAAGAGCTGAACACGGTTTGAGATTTGTAAGGGACGAGAACTCACCCAGGGGGAAGGTGATGTAGTCGCACATCCCCAGCAACTGGCCAAAGCAGATCACCTTGTCCTCGGGTGAGATGCCGATCTGATTCATCTGCTCGATGGCGAAGCGCACGGTGTCCTCGTTGTGGGATGCCACCATGATGCCAATCTTCCTGGCGTCATCGCCGCAATCCTTCATTAGCTGCAACCAAGCATATAGGGAGATTACTTCAAAGGAATAGGAGTTGGACTCACCTTGATGCGACGCAGGCACTCGGACAGAGTCTTGTGGTACATGTCTGTGGTCGCCTCGTACGTGGGATTGACGGGATCCGGATAGCCGAGGGCCTGAGCACGGGCACGCTCCTGCTCCATATAGGCGCCGCGCACCAGCTTGGCGCCGAAGTAAAAGTTCTGGCGCTTGGCCTGCTCCAGATCGGTGCCAACCTCGCGGAACGTCTCGCGCAGATAGCACTGATAGGTGTTGAAGACGATGGCCTTGTCCTTGTTGTACTTGCGCATCATCTCCAGCGTGATGCGCGAAATGGCCGGCTGGAAGTAGGTCTGCTCCGCATCGATCATGATGCGCACGTCCAGCTCGGCAGCAGTCTGGGAATATATCAGATGTGGAATATACCAGTGTTCAGTTTCCGGTGGAATGTAATGCACCCACCTTTACAATCGTGTTTAGACGACGAATCATATTCCTAAACATTTCCTCCTCTTTGGGCGGTATCTGTGAGATCAGTCGGCGCATCTGGCCGGTCTGGGGATCAGGAACACGGAACGTGTCGCTCAACTGCGAGTCCTCGTCCACAATTCCCGACCAGGGGAACAGATGCAGGATGCTGAAAAACAAGGGGTCTCCATTAGACAACCTGGCGACACGTTTCCTCCTCTGTCCTGTCTCACCCCTCCTTATCCGAGGTGACATTCTTCAGAAAGTCCTGCACGTTCTTGTTGTCGCCCAGGGTGGCATAATACTTCTCGAGATCTTTGATGGTCTTGTGGTGGGTCAGCACGTTGCCCTGCCCGCCCACCATATCCTCCATGTACTTGCGTGTGCGCATGATCACCTCCGACAG
The Drosophila miranda strain MSH22 chromosome XL, D.miranda_PacBio2.1, whole genome shotgun sequence genome window above contains:
- the LOC108156481 gene encoding proline dehydrogenase 1, mitochondrial isoform X3, which produces MALLRSLRTQRTTYLINSRTSVSVSSSSSVAAAAKRHSLHTTAALEANVQASSQSPSQEQHVQAAGILRRRQQHHQLLSRLIYSAGAAGVGGSRQHTRYVHSGQNGRHQLAQSSDVEGEAFREKRQLGKSASPKPSGTPQRDPLDVGFNDPVAAFKSKTTWELVRAYMVYMICSSEKLVEHNMTLLKLARNLLGQKLFVLLMKSSFYGHFVAGENRHTIVPTLERLRSFGVKPILDYSVEEDISQEEAEKREVESSVSSAGDNKEEGTMPQYHVDKSFADRRYKVSSARTYFYLNEATCERNMETFIKCLEAVSGATFGTGITAIKLTALGRPQLLLQLSEVIMRTRKYMEDMVGGQGNVLTHHKTIKDLEKYYATLGDNKNVQDFLKNVTSDKEGILHLFPWSGIVDEDSQLSDTFRVPDPQTGQMRRLISQIPPKEEEMFRNMIRRLNTIVKTAAELDVRIMIDAEQTYFQPAISRITLEMMRKYNKDKAIVFNTYQCYLRETFREVGTDLEQAKRQNFYFGAKLVRGAYMEQERARAQALGYPDPVNPTYEATTDMYHKTLSECLRRIKLMKDCGDDARKIGIMVASHNEDTVRFAIEQMNQIGISPEDKVICFGQLLGMCDYITFPLGQAGYSAYKYIPYGPVEEVLPYLSRRAQENKGVLKKIKKEKRLLLTEISRRLVRGQLFYKPKGNYVPI
- the LOC108156481 gene encoding proline dehydrogenase 1, mitochondrial isoform X1 gives rise to the protein MALLRSLRTQRTTYLINSRTSVSVSSSSSVAAAAKRHSLHTTAALEANVQASSQSPSQEQHVQAAGILRRRQQHHQLLSRLIYSAGAAGVGGSRQHTRYVHSGQNGRHQLAQSSDVEGEAFREKRQLGKSASPKPSGTPQRDPLDVGFNDPVAAFKSKTTWELVRAYMVYMICSSEKLVEHNMTLLKLARNLLGQKLFVLLMKSSFYGHFVAGENRHTIVPTLERLRSFGVKPILDYSVEEDISQEEAEKREVESSVSSAGDNKEEGTMPQYHVDKSFADRRYKVSSARTYFYLNEATCERNMETFIKCLEAVSDDDRKVPRATATGATFGTGITAIKLTALGRPQLLLQLSEVIMRTRKYMEDMVGGQGNVLTHHKTIKDLEKYYATLGDNKNVQDFLKNVTSDKEGILHLFPWSGIVDEDSQLSDTFRVPDPQTGQMRRLISQIPPKEEEMFRNMIRRLNTIVKTAAELDVRIMIDAEQTYFQPAISRITLEMMRKYNKDKAIVFNTYQCYLRETFREVGTDLEQAKRQNFYFGAKLVRGAYMEQERARAQALGYPDPVNPTYEATTDMYHKTLSECLRRIKLMKDCGDDARKIGIMVASHNEDTVRFAIEQMNQIGISPEDKVICFGQLLGMCDYITFPLGQAGYSAYKYIPYGPVEEVLPYLSRRAQENKGVLKKIKKEKRLLLTEISRRLVRGQLFYKPKGNYVPI
- the LOC108156481 gene encoding proline dehydrogenase 1, mitochondrial isoform X4; this translates as MALLRSLRTQRTTYLINSRTSVSVSSSSSVAAAAKRHSLHTTAALEANVQASSQSPSQEQHVQAAGILRRRQQHHQLLSRLIYSAGAAGVGGSRQHTRYVHSGQNGRHQLAQSSDVEGEAFREKRQLGKSASPKPSGTPQRDPLDVGFNDPVAAFKSKTTWELVRAYMVYMICSSEKLVEHNMTLMKWSKQILGQRLFTVLMKATFYGHFVAGEDQIKIIPTLERLRSFGVKPILDYSVEEDISQEEAEKREVESSVSSAGDNKEEGTMPQYHVDKSFADRRYKVSSARTYFYLNEATCERNMETFIKCLEAVSGATFGTGITAIKLTALGRPQLLLQLSEVIMRTRKYMEDMVGGQGNVLTHHKTIKDLEKYYATLGDNKNVQDFLKNVTSDKEGILHLFPWSGIVDEDSQLSDTFRVPDPQTGQMRRLISQIPPKEEEMFRNMIRRLNTIVKTAAELDVRIMIDAEQTYFQPAISRITLEMMRKYNKDKAIVFNTYQCYLRETFREVGTDLEQAKRQNFYFGAKLVRGAYMEQERARAQALGYPDPVNPTYEATTDMYHKTLSECLRRIKLMKDCGDDARKIGIMVASHNEDTVRFAIEQMNQIGISPEDKVICFGQLLGMCDYITFPLGQAGYSAYKYIPYGPVEEVLPYLSRRAQENKGVLKKIKKEKRLLLTEISRRLVRGQLFYKPKGNYVPI
- the LOC108156481 gene encoding proline dehydrogenase 1, mitochondrial isoform X2 — protein: MALLRSLRTQRTTYLINSRTSVSVSSSSSVAAAAKRHSLHTTAALEANVQASSQSPSQEQHVQAAGILRRRQQHHQLLSRLIYSAGAAGVGGSRQHTRYVHSGQNGRHQLAQSSDVEGEAFREKRQLGKSASPKPSGTPQRDPLDVGFNDPVAAFKSKTTWELVRAYMVYMICSSEKLVEHNMTLMKWSKQILGQRLFTVLMKATFYGHFVAGEDQIKIIPTLERLRSFGVKPILDYSVEEDISQEEAEKREVESSVSSAGDNKEEGTMPQYHVDKSFADRRYKVSSARTYFYLNEATCERNMETFIKCLEAVSDDDRKVPRATATGATFGTGITAIKLTALGRPQLLLQLSEVIMRTRKYMEDMVGGQGNVLTHHKTIKDLEKYYATLGDNKNVQDFLKNVTSDKEGILHLFPWSGIVDEDSQLSDTFRVPDPQTGQMRRLISQIPPKEEEMFRNMIRRLNTIVKTAAELDVRIMIDAEQTYFQPAISRITLEMMRKYNKDKAIVFNTYQCYLRETFREVGTDLEQAKRQNFYFGAKLVRGAYMEQERARAQALGYPDPVNPTYEATTDMYHKTLSECLRRIKLMKDCGDDARKIGIMVASHNEDTVRFAIEQMNQIGISPEDKVICFGQLLGMCDYITFPLGQAGYSAYKYIPYGPVEEVLPYLSRRAQENKGVLKKIKKEKRLLLTEISRRLVRGQLFYKPKGNYVPI